A region of Chelonia mydas isolate rCheMyd1 chromosome 7, rCheMyd1.pri.v2, whole genome shotgun sequence DNA encodes the following proteins:
- the SFR1 gene encoding swi5-dependent recombination DNA repair protein 1 homolog — METPLLDKSTSLCSTPKDCGTLAPQSSGSGKKPMSTTLKERLKKARRSFNSSFTVAKRLKVDIEEKDYSTSEEGALLAKGACSRLQDSCEILEKNCAADISLNSPLQERHCCRFVQNSPHSVVLGADLSQQELLEEKLRLLKQVQEKEELLRRLKLVKMYRSKNNPSELQSLITKWRCSTQLMLYELQSALSTDGSKLSLTLLIDNFGLEDKLLHYSRAEDDFTDM, encoded by the exons ATGGAAACACCATTGTTAGACAAATCAACATCACTGTGCAGTACTCCAAAGGACTGTGGGACACTAGCTCCTCAGAGCAGTGGCTCAGGGAAAAAG CCAATGAGCACAACACTTAAGGAGCGATTAAAGAAAGCAAGACGTTCGTTTAATTCCAGTTTCACTGTGGCAAAACGCCTTAAAGTAGATATTGAAGAAAAAGATTACAGTACTTCTGAAGAAGGGGCTTTGTTGGCAAAAGGAGCCTGTTCTAGATTGCAAGATAGTTGTGAAATCCTGGAGAAGAACTGTGCTGCAGATATAAGTTTGAATAGTCCTTTACAGGAGAGACATTGCTGTAGATTTGTTCAGAATTCTCCACACTCTGTGGTGTTGGGGGCTGACCTTAGTCAACAAGAACTACTGGAGGAAAAATTAAGATTGCTGAAGCAGGTCCAAGAGAAGGAAGAGCTGCTTCGAAGACTCAAACTGGTCAAGATGTACAGGTCCAAG AATAACCCATCAGAATTGCAATCTTTGATAACGAAATGGAGATGCAGCACCCAGTTGATGCTTTATGAACTCCAGTCAGCTTTGTCTACAGATGGCAGTAAACTGAGCCTCACTCTGTTGATAGACAATTTTGGATTAGAAGACAAGTTACTACactacagcagagcagaagaCGACTTTACAGATATGTAA